The genomic region ACAAAGTCGAAGACCTGTCTCGCCAGCGCACCGTGGGTACCGGCCCGGGCTACCAATTCTGGGATGACGAACTGGGCGCGTTCTCCCTCGGTTCGTTGGTCAACCGCACTGACTATGAATACCAGGATGGCGGCAAGGACAACTTCTACTCGCTGGCGATGAAGTGGAACTACAACCGCTACCTGGTGGGCAAGTCCGTCGAGTTCTTCACCAATGGCGAGCTGGGCAAGCCGCTGGCAGGGCCATCCGACTATTCCCTGGATGCGGAAATGGGCTTGCGCTACAAAGTCACCGAGTGGGCTTCCCTCAACCTCAAGGCCGAGCGCGACATTATTAGTGGCGACTCGGAAAGCGCGCTGAGCAAGACCCGCTACACCGCAGGGTTCGGCGTCACCTGGTAAAGGGCCACTGGGTAAGGAGTCACCTGGTAATTAAAGGCGCAACCCGCCGTCCATTTCCAGGATCCGCCCGGTGTAGTAGTCATTCTCGAAGATATACGCCGCTGAATGGGCAATCTCCTCAGGCCGCCCCATGCGCTTGAGGGGAATGCCCGACGTCATCTTCTCCAGGGCCTCAGGCTTCATGCCCAGGGTCATCTCCGTCTCGATAAACCCCGGTGCAATGCCCGCCACGCGAATGCCGTAGCGCGCCAGCTCCTTGGCCCAGGTCACGGTGGCGGCTGCTACACCGGCCTTGGCGGCGGAGTAATTGGTCTGGCCGACGTTACCGGCCCGGGAGATCGACGAGATATTGATAATGGTGCCTTGGTTCTTCAGTTCCACCATTATCGCCGCCACTTCGCGGGTACACAGGAACACCCCGGTGAGGTTCACGTCGATCACCGCCTGCCACTGGGCCAGGCTCATCTTGGTCATCTCGCCATCCTTGACCTTCAGCAGCAGCCCGTCGCGCAAAATCCCTGCGTTGTTGATCAAACCGTTGATCGCGCCGAAGTCTTCGGCGATCTGGGCCACGGTCTGGGTTACCTGTTCTTCATTCGCCACGTTGCACAGATAGGCTCTAGCCTTCACGCCATGGGCCTGGCAGGCGATCACGGCCTGGTCGAGTTTTTCCTGATTGAGGTCCACCAGCGCCAGGTGCGCGCCCTTGGCTGCAAAATACTCGGCCATGGAACGGCCCAAACCCTGGCAACCGCCGGTGATAATGATTACTTTGTCGTTGAGATCCATTCGCAAGTCCTGTGAGCAGAATTAAGCGGCTACCCAAGTTTGTTTTTTGACGGAATTTATCAAAGGAGTCATAAGTTGAGCGCGCACGTTGCCAAGAATGCCCGAGAACTACTGCTCAAGGAATACCGTGGGGCACTTGCCACCTTGTCCAAGGCCATGCCCGGCTTTCCGTTCGGCTCAGTGGTGCCGTACTGCCTGGACGCCGAGGGCCGGCCGCTGATCCTGATCAGCCGTATCGCCCAGCACACCCATAATTTGCAGAAAGACCCCAAGTGCTCACTGCTGGTGGGGGAGCGTGAGGCGGACGACGTTCAAGCGGTAGGGCGCCTGACCTACCTGGCCGAGGCCGAAAAGCTGGAAGACAGCGCTGAGATTGAAGCCGCAGCCGAGCGTTATTACCGCTATTTCCCGGATTCGGCCAACTACCACAAGGCCCATGATTTTGACTTCTGGGTGCTCAAGCCGGTGCGCCATCGTTATATCGGCGGGTTTGGCGCGATCCACTGGGTCGACCAACTGACCCTGGCCAATCCGTTCGCCGGCAAGGCCGAGCTGAGCATGATCGAACACATGAACAGCGACCATACCAAGGCCATTGCCCACTACGTCGAACTGGCCGGCTTGCCGACCACCGAGCCTGCGCAACTGGCGGGCATCGACAGTGAAGGCATGCACCTGCGCATTGGCCAGGCACTCTACTGGCTGCCCTTTGCCGAGCCTTGCAACACGCCGACACAAGTACGCGAAGCCTTGGTTTTCCTGGCTCACGCCGAGGTGTGGCCGAAAAAAGCGGCCGCTGAAGCTTGAATTCACGAAACGGCGACGTCATCTAAGGTGAAGTAGCAAGGCATTCTTGCGTTGAGGAACCATTTGATGCGCCCTTTTTTGTTGCTTTTTTTGTTATTTCCGGTGCTGGAGCTGTTCGTATTCGTACAAGTCAGCGGGGCCATTGGGTTTTTCCCGGCGCTGCTGCTGATCATTCTCGGCTCGATGCTCGGCGTTCTGGTGCTGCGCGTCGCCGGCCTGGCCACGGCGCTACGTGCCCGTGAAAGCCTGAATCGCGGCGAACTGCCGGCCCAGACCATGCTCGAAGGCTTGATGATGGCATTGGCCGGTGGCCTGTTGATCCTGCCAGGCTTCATCAGCGATGTGGTCGGCCTGGTGATGCTGCTGCCGTTCACTCGCAAGCTGCTGGCGGGCAAGATGCGCCAGCGTGCCGAAGAGGCTGCCATTCGCCAGCGCGCCTTTGCCGACGACCTGCAACCCCGTGGTGGCCCGGCTCCGCGCCAGCCCCTGGGGCGTGAAGGTGACGTGATCGAAGGCGAGTTCGAACACCGCGACCCCAAGTAATCCCCTCACTGGCACGGCACCTGCGGGTGTCGTGCGGCTTTTGAAGCCTCCCCCGACACGAAAAATTTCATCTTGGCACCCTTGTAATAAGCTTATGCGCCCTTATGTAACGGTCACCGCAAGGTTTCTGGTGGCGACACCAGACAGACTTCCGCGTTTCGCGCCGCGAACCGCGACCGGCACCGCCGGAATTTAACCTGCCGGAATTGACACCGGCTGATGAAAAACACAATTAGGAGAGATCGACAATGAGCAAGCTTCGTCCTCTGCATGACCGCGTCGTCATCCGTCGCAGTGAAGAAGAAAAGAAAACCGCTGGCGGTATCGTGCTGCCAGGTTCGGCTGCTGAAAAAGCCAACCACGGTGTGATTCTCGCTGCTGGCCCAGGCAAGACCCTGGAAAACGGTGAAGTACGTGCGCTGGCTGTGAAAGTGGGTGACAAGGTTGTTTTCGGCCCTTACTCCGGCAGCAACACTGTGAAAATCGACGGCGAAGACCTGCTGGTAATGGCTGAGAACGAGATTCTCGCTGTTCTGGAAGGCTGATTTCCCCGCTCATCTTCCCGTTACTACAAAGTATTTAAGGAATATCGATCATGGCTGCTAAAGAAGTTAAATTCGGCGATTCCGCCCGTAAGAAAATGCTCGCCGGTGTCAACGTCCTGGCTGACGCAGTAAAAGCGACCCTGGGCCCTAAAGGCCGTAACGTGATCATCGAGAAGAGCTTCGGCGCTCCGACCATCACCAAGGACGGCGTGTCCGTCGCCAAAGAAATCGAGCTGAAAGATCGCTTCGAAAACATGGGCGCGCAGCTGGTCAAAGACGTTGCCTCCCGTGCCAACGACGACGCAGGCGACGGCACCACCACCGCTACCGTTCTGGCTCAGTCGATCGTCAACGAAGGCCTGAAAGCCGTCGCTGCCGGCATGAACCCGATGGACCTGAAACGCGGCATCGACAAGGCGACCATCGCCATTGTCAAAGAGCTGAAGTC from Pseudomonas yamanorum harbors:
- a CDS encoding FxsA family protein translates to MRPFLLLFLLFPVLELFVFVQVSGAIGFFPALLLIILGSMLGVLVLRVAGLATALRARESLNRGELPAQTMLEGLMMALAGGLLILPGFISDVVGLVMLLPFTRKLLAGKMRQRAEEAAIRQRAFADDLQPRGGPAPRQPLGREGDVIEGEFEHRDPK
- a CDS encoding SDR family oxidoreductase — translated: MDLNDKVIIITGGCQGLGRSMAEYFAAKGAHLALVDLNQEKLDQAVIACQAHGVKARAYLCNVANEEQVTQTVAQIAEDFGAINGLINNAGILRDGLLLKVKDGEMTKMSLAQWQAVIDVNLTGVFLCTREVAAIMVELKNQGTIINISSISRAGNVGQTNYSAAKAGVAAATVTWAKELARYGIRVAGIAPGFIETEMTLGMKPEALEKMTSGIPLKRMGRPEEIAHSAAYIFENDYYTGRILEMDGGLRL
- a CDS encoding co-chaperone GroES: MSKLRPLHDRVVIRRSEEEKKTAGGIVLPGSAAEKANHGVILAAGPGKTLENGEVRALAVKVGDKVVFGPYSGSNTVKIDGEDLLVMAENEILAVLEG
- a CDS encoding HugZ family pyridoxamine 5'-phosphate oxidase; translation: MSAHVAKNARELLLKEYRGALATLSKAMPGFPFGSVVPYCLDAEGRPLILISRIAQHTHNLQKDPKCSLLVGEREADDVQAVGRLTYLAEAEKLEDSAEIEAAAERYYRYFPDSANYHKAHDFDFWVLKPVRHRYIGGFGAIHWVDQLTLANPFAGKAELSMIEHMNSDHTKAIAHYVELAGLPTTEPAQLAGIDSEGMHLRIGQALYWLPFAEPCNTPTQVREALVFLAHAEVWPKKAAAEA